The Corallococcus soli genome has a window encoding:
- a CDS encoding sulfite exporter TauE/SafE family protein encodes MTVFLLMASGVMAGGLGALLGIGGGIVLVPVLVLGFGIPLEQAVPASLMCVVANSCAAAASYVENKLSDLRLGLTLELATVMGAIVGGLVAAFVAEAMVAVVFGLFTLFVSLQMLLLRTPLQEPATTANYVPSNYPLGISGSFIAGGLSALLGVGGGPLKVPLMSYGMRVPFKVASATSNLMVGVTGAASVAAYAWRGHLNLGLVAPLVVGVLAGASVGSRLMPKVPTAVLKKLFAALLLLVAGQMLWKGGEGLWPSVWR; translated from the coding sequence ATGACGGTATTCCTTCTCATGGCGTCGGGCGTGATGGCGGGCGGGTTGGGGGCGCTCCTGGGCATCGGTGGCGGCATCGTCCTGGTGCCGGTGCTGGTGTTGGGTTTCGGAATCCCCCTGGAACAGGCCGTCCCCGCGAGCCTGATGTGCGTGGTGGCCAACTCCTGCGCCGCCGCCGCCAGCTACGTGGAGAACAAGCTGAGCGACCTGCGGCTGGGGCTCACGCTGGAGCTCGCCACGGTGATGGGCGCCATCGTCGGCGGGCTGGTCGCGGCCTTCGTCGCGGAGGCGATGGTGGCGGTGGTGTTCGGCCTCTTCACCCTCTTCGTGTCGTTGCAGATGCTGCTGTTGCGCACGCCGCTCCAGGAGCCGGCGACGACGGCCAACTACGTGCCCTCCAACTACCCGCTGGGCATCTCCGGCTCGTTCATCGCGGGGGGCCTGTCCGCGCTGCTGGGCGTGGGCGGCGGTCCGCTGAAGGTGCCGCTCATGAGCTACGGCATGCGCGTGCCCTTCAAGGTGGCCAGCGCCACCAGCAACCTGATGGTGGGCGTCACCGGGGCCGCGAGCGTCGCGGCCTACGCGTGGCGCGGCCACCTGAACCTGGGCCTCGTCGCGCCGCTGGTGGTGGGCGTGCTGGCCGGCGCGTCGGTGGGCAGCCGCCTGATGCCGAAGGTTCCCACCGCCGTGCTGAAGAAGCTCTTCGCGGCGCTGCTGCTCCTGGTGGCCGGACAGATGTTGTGGAAGGGAGGGGAGGGGTTGTGGCCGAGCGTATGGAGATGA
- a CDS encoding leucyl aminopeptidase yields the protein MQFSLVSGDAAPVSGELLVIPLFEGELVGDAVPAPLAAADSTLDGKLRAAATQEGFKAKVDQSFLLHTLGRLGNERVLLLGLGNRARFQPEVLRLAAGRAAKTAQRLKVTSIGFRVPATERTEDVVRAVVEGLELGVYRFDKYKSAAREDKSPKLKSATLALPPGTQKSRALDDALTLGLKVAEAVNWARDLVNEPPNVVTPVRLAQAAQQAAKEAGLQAEIGGRKEIERLNMGMFLGVTVGSAQEPRLIHLVYTPKNAKDAKRAPLALVGKAITFDSGGLSLKPTEGMVEMKTDMAGSAAVLAAMKVIGGVVKPPFPVHAFIGACENMPSGTAYKPGDILTARSGKTVEITNTDAEGRLVLGDMLTWAGEHEPSAIIDLATLTGACMVALGNYIVGAFGDDDATVNSVLDAAKAAGEEMWRLPISDMQKDALRSDVADMKNSGERWGGAINAALFLKEFVGDIPWVHLDIAGPSNSPKERGYLNKGATGSGARTLVELVRRRATEMASQPEPKAEPTKAARRAKAKSAR from the coding sequence ATGCAATTCAGTCTCGTCTCCGGTGACGCCGCGCCGGTGAGCGGTGAGCTGCTCGTCATCCCCCTCTTCGAGGGCGAGCTGGTGGGTGACGCCGTCCCTGCGCCGCTGGCCGCCGCCGACTCGACCCTGGACGGCAAGCTGCGCGCCGCCGCCACCCAGGAGGGCTTCAAGGCGAAGGTGGACCAGTCCTTCCTGCTGCACACGCTGGGGCGGCTGGGCAATGAGCGCGTCCTGCTGCTGGGCCTGGGCAACCGCGCGCGCTTCCAGCCGGAGGTGCTGCGGCTGGCCGCGGGCCGCGCGGCCAAGACGGCGCAGCGGCTGAAGGTCACCAGCATCGGCTTCCGCGTGCCCGCCACGGAGCGCACCGAGGACGTGGTGCGCGCGGTGGTGGAGGGCCTGGAGCTGGGCGTCTACCGCTTCGACAAGTACAAGTCCGCGGCGCGCGAGGACAAGTCGCCCAAGCTGAAGAGCGCCACGCTGGCGCTGCCGCCGGGCACGCAGAAGTCGCGCGCGCTGGACGACGCGCTCACGCTGGGCCTGAAGGTGGCGGAGGCCGTCAACTGGGCGCGCGACCTGGTCAACGAGCCCCCCAACGTGGTGACGCCCGTGCGCCTGGCGCAGGCCGCGCAGCAGGCCGCGAAGGAAGCGGGCCTCCAGGCGGAGATTGGCGGGCGCAAGGAGATTGAGCGCCTGAACATGGGCATGTTCCTGGGCGTCACCGTGGGCAGCGCGCAGGAGCCCCGGCTCATCCACCTGGTCTACACGCCGAAGAACGCGAAGGACGCGAAGCGCGCCCCGCTGGCGCTCGTGGGCAAGGCCATCACCTTCGACTCCGGCGGCCTGTCGCTCAAGCCCACCGAGGGCATGGTGGAGATGAAGACGGACATGGCGGGTTCGGCCGCGGTGCTGGCCGCCATGAAGGTCATCGGCGGCGTGGTGAAGCCGCCCTTCCCCGTGCACGCCTTCATCGGCGCGTGCGAGAACATGCCGTCTGGCACCGCGTACAAGCCCGGTGACATCCTCACGGCGCGCTCCGGCAAGACGGTGGAGATCACCAACACGGACGCGGAGGGCCGCCTGGTGCTGGGCGACATGCTCACCTGGGCCGGCGAGCACGAGCCGTCCGCCATCATCGACCTGGCGACGCTCACGGGCGCGTGCATGGTGGCGCTGGGCAACTACATCGTGGGCGCGTTCGGCGACGACGACGCCACGGTGAACAGCGTGCTGGACGCCGCGAAGGCCGCGGGCGAGGAGATGTGGCGCCTGCCCATCAGCGACATGCAGAAGGACGCGCTGCGCTCCGACGTGGCCGACATGAAGAACTCCGGCGAGCGCTGGGGCGGCGCCATCAACGCGGCGCTCTTCCTCAAGGAGTTCGTCGGTGACATTCCGTGGGTGCACCTGGACATCGCCGGTCCGTCCAACAGCCCCAAGGAGCGCGGCTACCTGAACAAGGGCGCCACCGGCTCCGGCGCACGCACGCTGGTGGAGCTGGTGCGGCGGCGGGCCACGGAGATGGCCTCCCAGCCGGAGCCCAAGGCGGAGCCCACGAAGGCCGCCAGGCGCGCGAAGGCGAAGTCGGCCCGCTAG
- a CDS encoding tetratricopeptide repeat protein yields the protein MHPPDTAERAHITDAIHKQQNALASLRITGSPSEVGQGLVSLAELHGMLEDHAASREHYEEALGFFKTAGNKPGQAQALFGLGVVKAHFEDHRGAIEHMAVAALLFNEARDRDGEALTRACIGESLRAMGEADAAEEKYQEALILFRQTRNTERMARLLLDIGDLRMAKGEYEPARKRFLEAVPLLEQGEDPEALALGHLLLGESEGLLGHHDNARPHLLRAVEGYGELHDHVYESRARWDLGLSCYYLQDFAAAREQFEAVLPLYEDQGRHDDVAKVKNVLAHFTARGV from the coding sequence ATGCACCCGCCCGACACCGCCGAACGCGCCCACATCACCGACGCCATCCACAAGCAGCAGAACGCGCTCGCCAGCCTGCGCATCACCGGCTCTCCCTCGGAAGTGGGACAGGGCCTGGTGTCGCTGGCGGAGCTGCACGGGATGCTGGAGGACCACGCCGCCAGCCGCGAGCACTACGAGGAGGCCCTGGGCTTCTTCAAGACGGCGGGCAACAAGCCAGGGCAGGCCCAGGCCCTCTTCGGCCTGGGCGTGGTGAAGGCCCACTTCGAGGACCACCGGGGCGCCATCGAGCACATGGCCGTGGCCGCCCTGCTCTTCAACGAGGCGCGCGACCGCGACGGCGAGGCCCTCACCCGCGCCTGCATTGGCGAATCCCTGCGCGCCATGGGCGAAGCCGACGCCGCCGAGGAGAAGTACCAGGAGGCGCTCATCCTCTTCCGCCAGACGCGCAACACGGAGCGCATGGCGCGGCTGCTGCTGGACATTGGCGATCTGCGCATGGCCAAGGGCGAGTACGAGCCCGCGCGCAAGCGCTTCCTGGAAGCCGTGCCGCTCCTGGAGCAGGGAGAGGACCCGGAGGCGCTGGCGCTGGGGCACCTGCTGCTGGGCGAGTCCGAGGGCCTGCTGGGCCACCACGACAACGCGCGGCCCCACCTGCTGCGCGCCGTGGAGGGGTACGGGGAGCTGCACGACCACGTCTACGAGTCCCGCGCCCGCTGGGACCTGGGGCTGTCCTGCTACTACCTCCAGGACTTCGCCGCGGCCCGCGAGCAGTTCGAGGCCGTGCTGCCGCTGTACGAGGACCAGGGCCGCCACGACGACGTGGCCAAGGTAAAGAACGTCCTGGCGCACTTCACCGCGCGCGGCGTGTAG
- a CDS encoding DUF4388 domain-containing protein — translation MAPRPKATPRVSGEAASLELERPLAAVVSPSRPLVAHFHAPEGLLLLPESHGASGFFAGSLGSLSVEEVFAQILSGIRTGQLIVQHGAVRRAVAFRDGQVVFATSSEQWERLGAVMVRLGLLSDAQLTAALGQVTPARRIGQVLTSQGIVSEASLYSAMTFVVREVVLNLFEMQEGSFLFLEARTPAVDAVKLPERTRDLVLTGIKRAEETGRLRRRFPDDMRALPGPQGALPGEEALFARLGGGTTLGALRAVYAGSQYAFYSGVEESVRGGHLAVQAAEPAPAPGPAVEGMAWELLSAEERYNLLLSLVHRALREAGRDVDLLRGFVEAPPPGLEDAYQGVTVGPDGRVDVARLRANVSTSGGEAVGRAMALEALDAFVSYALFSARNALPTDVAERLVNTYRTLQGGLS, via the coding sequence GTGGCGCCCAGACCCAAGGCCACGCCCCGCGTGAGCGGTGAGGCGGCTTCGCTCGAACTGGAGCGGCCGCTCGCCGCCGTCGTCTCTCCCAGCAGGCCCCTCGTGGCGCACTTCCATGCGCCCGAGGGCCTCTTGCTCCTCCCGGAGTCCCACGGCGCGTCCGGCTTCTTCGCCGGCAGCCTGGGGTCGCTCTCGGTCGAGGAGGTCTTCGCTCAAATCCTCTCCGGCATCCGCACCGGCCAGCTCATCGTGCAGCACGGCGCCGTGCGCCGCGCGGTGGCCTTCCGCGACGGGCAGGTGGTGTTCGCCACCTCCAGCGAGCAGTGGGAGCGCCTGGGCGCGGTGATGGTGCGGCTGGGCCTGCTGTCGGACGCGCAGCTGACGGCGGCGCTCGGGCAGGTGACGCCCGCGCGGCGCATCGGCCAGGTGCTCACGTCGCAGGGCATCGTCTCCGAGGCCAGCCTCTACAGCGCGATGACCTTCGTCGTGCGCGAGGTGGTGCTCAACCTCTTCGAGATGCAGGAGGGCAGCTTCCTCTTCCTGGAGGCCCGGACCCCGGCGGTGGACGCGGTGAAGCTGCCGGAGCGCACGCGGGACCTGGTGCTCACCGGCATCAAGCGCGCGGAGGAGACGGGGCGCCTGCGCCGCCGCTTCCCGGACGACATGCGGGCGCTGCCGGGGCCCCAGGGCGCGCTGCCCGGCGAGGAGGCCCTGTTCGCCCGGCTGGGCGGGGGCACGACGCTGGGCGCGCTGCGCGCCGTGTACGCGGGCAGCCAGTACGCCTTCTACAGCGGCGTGGAGGAGTCGGTGCGCGGCGGGCACCTGGCCGTCCAGGCCGCGGAGCCCGCGCCGGCCCCGGGGCCCGCGGTGGAGGGCATGGCCTGGGAGCTGTTGTCCGCGGAGGAGCGCTACAACCTCCTGCTGTCGCTGGTGCACCGCGCGCTGCGCGAGGCGGGCCGCGACGTGGACCTCTTGCGCGGCTTCGTGGAGGCGCCGCCGCCGGGCCTGGAGGACGCGTACCAGGGCGTCACGGTGGGGCCCGACGGGCGCGTGGACGTGGCCCGGCTGCGCGCCAACGTGTCCACCAGCGGCGGCGAGGCGGTGGGCCGGGCGATGGCGCTGGAGGCGCTGGACGCCTTCGTGTCCTACGCGCTGTTCTCCGCGCGCAACGCGCTGCCGACGGACGTGGCGGAGCGGCTGGTGAACACGTACCGCACCTTGCAGGGCGGACTGTCCTAG